In the genome of Fimbriimonadaceae bacterium, one region contains:
- the carA gene encoding glutamine-hydrolyzing carbamoyl-phosphate synthase small subunit, translated as MATYLVLSDGSIYEGNPLGAQADTVGEVVFNTGMTGYQEILTDPSYAGQMVMLTYPLIGNYGINEDDFESDRVQPTGFIVKEACDSPSNWRSTKTLDQFLKEREITAIQGLDTRAITQHIRSGGVEMGMITNGSPDEALKKLQQAKNYDEMDFVYSVTTKAPYKWGPVGKESIEIPDDPSRLRLVVIDCGLKYNILRRFYNAGCQPIVLPATRTAEEILEWRPDGILLSPGPGDPARLGPVVETVRNLLGKRPMFGICLGNQLLCQAVGGKTFKLKFGHRGSNHPVKDLLTGKVTITSQNHGYAVDPDSLSGTGAEVTQLNLNDETVEGIRVKSEMASSIQYHPEAAPGPWDSRPYFPEFVELMAGAKV; from the coding sequence TTGGCGACTTACCTGGTTCTTAGCGACGGCAGCATCTACGAAGGCAACCCCCTTGGCGCGCAGGCCGACACCGTCGGCGAGGTCGTGTTCAACACTGGGATGACCGGGTACCAAGAGATTCTTACCGACCCCAGTTATGCGGGCCAAATGGTGATGCTCACCTATCCGCTGATCGGGAACTACGGCATCAACGAAGACGACTTTGAGTCTGACCGCGTGCAGCCCACCGGCTTCATCGTGAAGGAAGCCTGCGACTCGCCTTCGAACTGGCGCAGCACCAAAACCCTCGATCAGTTTTTGAAAGAGCGGGAAATCACCGCCATTCAGGGCTTAGACACGCGCGCGATCACCCAGCACATCCGTAGCGGTGGCGTGGAGATGGGGATGATTACGAACGGCTCCCCCGATGAAGCCCTGAAGAAGCTCCAGCAAGCGAAGAACTACGACGAGATGGATTTTGTGTACTCCGTCACGACCAAGGCGCCCTACAAATGGGGGCCGGTTGGGAAGGAGTCGATAGAGATACCGGACGATCCCTCGCGATTGCGGCTTGTGGTGATCGACTGCGGCCTAAAATATAACATCCTGAGGCGGTTTTACAACGCGGGATGCCAGCCGATCGTGCTGCCAGCAACGCGTACGGCTGAGGAGATTTTGGAGTGGCGACCGGATGGGATTTTGCTATCCCCTGGCCCAGGCGACCCAGCGCGGCTTGGTCCTGTGGTTGAGACGGTGCGTAATCTCCTTGGGAAGAGGCCGATGTTTGGGATTTGCCTTGGGAACCAGCTGCTCTGCCAGGCGGTCGGCGGCAAGACGTTCAAGCTGAAATTCGGACATCGGGGGTCGAACCACCCGGTCAAGGATTTGCTCACGGGGAAGGTGACGATCACCTCACAGAATCACGGATACGCGGTTGATCCAGACTCTCTCTCTGGCACCGGGGCTGAGGTCACTCAACTTAACTTGAACGATGAGACGGTGGAAGGGATTCGGGTGAAGTCGGAGATGGCGTCGTCGATCCAGTACCACCCTGAGGCGGCACCGGGGCCGTGGGATAGTCGGCCTTATTTCCCTGAGTTTGTGGAGTTGATGGCGGGGGCGAAGGTTTAG